From Vidua macroura isolate BioBank_ID:100142 chromosome 8, ASM2450914v1, whole genome shotgun sequence, one genomic window encodes:
- the SCD gene encoding stearoyl-CoA desaturase, translating into MPAHLLQEEEFSSTSSTTAGGTVTSRVTRNGNAVMEKDLLNHEDLAGDRGMIDDIFDETYREKEGPKPPLRYVWRNIILMSLLHLGALFALTLIPSAKIQTLAWALLCFVVSALGITAGSHRLWSHRSYKATLPLRIFLTIANSMAFQNDIYEWVRDHRVHHKFSETDADPHNAMRGFFFSHIGWLLVRKHPDVIEKGQKLDLSDIKADKVVMFQRRYYKPSVVLLCFTLPAVVPWYFWDESIVISFFIPAILRYTIGLNATWLVNSAAHMFGNRPYDQNINPRENPLVSLGALGEGFHNYHHTFPYDYSTSEFGWRFNLTTAFIDLMCLLGLASDRKKVSKEVILARKMRTGDGSHKSG; encoded by the exons ATGCCTGCGCActtgctgcaggaggag GAGTTCTCCTCCACCTCCAGCACCACTGCTGGTGGCACAGTCACCTCCCGGGTGACCAGGAATGGAAATGCTGTCATGGAGAAGGACTTACTCAATCATGAGGACTTGGCAGGAGATCGGGGCATGATAGATGATATCTTTGATGAGACCTACCGGGAGAAAGAGGGCCCCAAGCCCCCGCTGCGATACGTCTGGAGGAATATCATCCTCATGAGCCTGCTGCACCTAGGGGCCCTGTTCGCGTTGACACTGATACCTTCTGCAAAGATCCAGACACTGGCGTGGG cTCTTCTGTGTTTCGTGGTGAGTGCTCTGGGAATCACAGCTGGATCTCACCGCCTCTGGAGTCATCGCTCCTACAAAGCCACGCTGCCCCTGCGCATCTTCCTGACTATTGCGAATTCCATGGCCTTCCAG AATGACATTTACGAGTGGGTCCGGGACCACCGTGTGCATCACAAGTTCTCCGAAACAGACGCAGACCCACACAATGCCATGCGGGGCTTCTTCTTCTCCCACATTGGCTGGCTGCTTGTGCGCAAGCACCCCGATGTCATCGAGAAGGGACAGAAACTGGACCTGAGTGACATAAAGGCTGACAAAGTGGTGATGTTCCAGCGCAG ATACTACAAGCCTTCAGTGGTGTTGCTGTGCTTCACACTGCCAGCTGTAGTGCCCTGGTACTTCTGGGATGAATCCATCGTCATCAGCTTCTTCATTCCAGCCATCCTGCGCTACACCATAGGGCTCAATGCCACTTGGCTAGTGAACAGTGCTGCTCACATGTTTGGCAACCGGCCGTATGACCAGAACATCAACCCGCGGGAGAACCCCTTGGTCAGCCTGGGGGCCCTAG GAGAAGGCTTCCACAACTACCACCATACCTTCCCCTATGACTACTCCACCAGTGAGTTTGGCTGGCGCTTCAACTTAACCACAGCCTTCATTGACCTCATGTGCCTCCTGGGGCTGGCCAGTGATCGCAAGAAGGTCTCCAAGGAGGTCATCCTGGCTCGGAAAATGCGGACTGGAGATGGAAGTCACAAGAGTGGCTGA